Within the Thermosynechococcus sichuanensis E542 genome, the region ACTCACCGAGGAAGAACTTTTTGAGCGTACCCGTGCCATTCACGCGCGCGGCGGTGTGTACAAGGTGGGCAGCGATAAACGGGAGGATTGGACTTAGATTTCTTTGCCGTAGAGGCGATCAAGGGTACGAAAGTCCTTTTCAGCTTCTTGCCAAAGAATGCGGTTGTCTGGATCGGCTTTCAGGGCGCGATGCAGGTATTCCCGTGCTGCTTGGGGCTGGCGATCGCGCATGAGTTGCCGCGCCCAGCACTGATAGGTGACGGCTTGCCACTGGCGTACTTCCGCATCTTGGGGCAGCCGACTGGCCAACCCTTCCACAAGGGATATGGCACGTTGATAGCAGCGATATTTGAGAAATTCTTGAAGTTGGCGATAGCTAGCGCGCTTCAGTTCAATCTCAAAGGCAGAGAGAGGCGGCGGTGGCTGCGGCGGGCGAGATTGGGGTTCTGATTTAACAGGGGTGGGACGAAAGGTGGGCAGTACTCGTACTAATTTTTCATAGGCCTGTTGGAGGAGAATAAACTTCTCATGGGCAGTGCGATCGCCAGGGTTGACATCGGGATGATAGCGTCGTGCTAGCCGTCGGTAGGCAGATTTCACTTGGGCTAAGGACGCCCCTTGTGGCAACTCCAGAATGCGATAGCACTCTTCTAAATTCATTCCCCAGGGCACAACATGACATCTGCTTTGCATTGTCGGATGTTCACTTCGGTTCTGCAACCAATGTCCTACGCTGGAATCAGGTGAAACATGCGGAGTCACCCCAGCGTGGAGTCAGCGCATATTTTAGGGACACGGATTGATGTCACCACCTACCGCCAAGCCGGTGATCTCATTGCTGAATGGATCAGTCAAGGTAAGGGAGGCTATGTGGTGGCGGCCAATGTTCATGTGGTAATGACAGGGGTGTGGCGATCGCCCTTCCGACGGGTGGTGAATGGTGCCCAACTGGTGACCTCTGACGGTATGCCCTTGGTGTGGGGCTTACGGCTCTTGGGCTTTCCTGAGGCGGAACGGGTCTAT harbors:
- a CDS encoding J domain-containing protein encodes the protein MNLEECYRILELPQGASLAQVKSAYRRLARRYHPDVNPGDRTAHEKFILLQQAYEKLVRVLPTFRPTPVKSEPQSRPPQPPPPLSAFEIELKRASYRQLQEFLKYRCYQRAISLVEGLASRLPQDAEVRQWQAVTYQCWARQLMRDRQPQAAREYLHRALKADPDNRILWQEAEKDFRTLDRLYGKEI